The following coding sequences are from one Bacillota bacterium window:
- a CDS encoding DUF917 domain-containing protein: protein MRELILEEIEDILVGCAILGTGGGGSLETGLKMIRADAVAGKVVRLASADELPGDVLVVSPYFAGSISPLTPEQVAAYEGLPRVNELESIIAARALAAYLGKEIGAVISTELGGGNTASALTSAANLGVPVVDGDPAGRSVPELIHSTFFINGVSIAPMGLANQFGDAAVLTRVVNDFRAEALVRAMAVASQNKIGVADHPLPARELPGKVIEGAISRAEKIGAALRRAKSAGTGGTEAAEAVRQAGEGFHLFCGTITRAWWKDEAGFTLGEIEIRGSGPDSGSAYRISYKNEHMAAWRDGAVDVTVPDLIVVLDGQTGDPVINPGAREGQAVTVIGFPAPAAWRTPRGLELFGPAYAGVSSPYVPIERRGRSA from the coding sequence GTGCGTGAACTGATTCTGGAAGAGATCGAGGACATCCTGGTAGGTTGTGCCATCTTGGGGACCGGCGGCGGCGGAAGCCTGGAAACGGGGCTGAAGATGATCCGAGCCGACGCGGTTGCGGGGAAGGTGGTCCGGCTAGCCTCGGCGGACGAACTCCCCGGCGACGTCCTAGTCGTATCCCCCTACTTCGCCGGTTCGATCTCGCCCCTGACGCCGGAACAGGTTGCTGCCTATGAGGGTTTGCCCCGGGTTAATGAGCTGGAGTCGATCATCGCCGCCCGGGCCCTTGCCGCGTACCTGGGAAAAGAGATTGGGGCGGTGATCTCAACCGAGCTTGGCGGAGGTAACACGGCCAGCGCCCTGACCAGCGCGGCCAATCTCGGCGTCCCGGTGGTCGATGGCGACCCCGCCGGGCGCTCAGTGCCGGAACTCATCCATTCGACCTTCTTCATCAACGGAGTCTCCATCGCCCCGATGGGCCTGGCTAACCAGTTCGGCGATGCCGCCGTCCTGACCCGGGTGGTCAACGACTTCCGGGCCGAAGCGTTGGTCCGGGCGATGGCCGTAGCCAGCCAGAACAAGATCGGGGTGGCCGACCATCCGCTCCCGGCCAGAGAACTGCCGGGCAAGGTCATCGAGGGAGCGATAAGCCGGGCCGAGAAGATCGGCGCCGCCCTTCGCCGGGCGAAGAGCGCCGGGACCGGCGGGACAGAAGCGGCCGAGGCCGTCCGGCAGGCGGGTGAGGGTTTCCACCTCTTCTGCGGGACGATCACCCGGGCCTGGTGGAAAGACGAGGCCGGGTTCACCCTCGGTGAGATCGAGATCAGAGGCTCCGGTCCGGACTCCGGTTCGGCCTACCGGATCAGCTATAAGAACGAGCACATGGCAGCCTGGCGGGACGGGGCGGTGGACGTCACCGTGCCGGACCTCATCGTCGTCCTAGACGGCCAGACCGGTGACCCGGTGATCAACCCCGGGGCGCGCGAAGGCCAGGCCGTTACGGTGATTGGCTTCCCGGCCCCGGCGGCCTGGAGAACGCCGCGGGGACTGGAACTGTTCGGCCCGGCCTACGCCGGAGTGAGCAGTCCCTATGTGCCGATCGAAAGGAGGGGCCGGTCGGCGTGA
- a CDS encoding oligopeptide/dipeptide ABC transporter ATP-binding protein, protein MRVTTAIGEAGAEARPPVLEVKGLKKHFPVRAGVFGQAASWVRAVDGVDLTIDEQGHTFGLAGESGCGKSTLGRVILRLLEPTAGEIRFRGQDIVHLDAPGMRRLRRDMQIVFQDPYSALNPRLTIKDIVAEPLTTHLHLGRKEVEAKVLALLKEVGLGAEHLHRFPHEFSGGQRQRIVIARALALNPEFIVLDEPTSALDVSVQAQILNLLKGLRDRLGLSYLLISHDLSVVNHLSDNVAIMYLGQIVEQGRVEDVFRRPLHPYAKALLAAVPVPDPTQRGQEEILEGNVPNPANPPSGCRFHPRCAERLAVCATEEPAMVDLGDGRKLACHLNGRA, encoded by the coding sequence GTGAGGGTCACGACTGCCATCGGCGAGGCTGGCGCCGAGGCCCGCCCGCCAGTTCTCGAGGTGAAGGGCCTCAAGAAGCATTTTCCTGTCCGGGCCGGCGTGTTCGGCCAGGCGGCCAGCTGGGTCCGCGCCGTCGACGGCGTCGACCTAACCATCGACGAGCAGGGACATACCTTCGGGCTGGCCGGGGAGTCGGGGTGCGGGAAGAGCACCCTCGGTCGGGTTATCCTCCGCCTCCTTGAACCGACGGCGGGCGAGATCCGCTTCCGCGGCCAGGACATCGTCCACCTGGATGCCCCGGGGATGCGGCGGCTGCGGCGGGACATGCAGATCGTTTTTCAGGACCCCTACTCGGCCTTGAACCCGCGGCTGACGATCAAGGACATCGTCGCCGAGCCCCTGACCACGCACCTCCACCTGGGCCGGAAAGAGGTCGAGGCCAAGGTCCTTGCTCTGCTCAAGGAAGTCGGTCTGGGGGCCGAGCACCTCCACCGCTTCCCGCACGAGTTCAGCGGTGGCCAGCGGCAGCGTATCGTCATCGCCAGGGCGCTGGCCCTCAATCCCGAGTTCATCGTGCTCGACGAACCGACCTCGGCCCTCGACGTTTCGGTCCAGGCGCAGATTCTCAACTTGCTGAAAGGCCTCCGCGATCGGCTGGGCCTAAGCTACCTGCTGATCTCCCATGACCTCAGCGTGGTTAACCACCTCAGCGATAACGTGGCCATCATGTATCTCGGGCAAATCGTCGAGCAGGGGCGGGTCGAGGACGTTTTCCGCCGCCCGCTCCACCCCTACGCCAAGGCGCTCCTCGCCGCGGTCCCGGTACCCGACCCGACGCAGCGGGGCCAGGAAGAGATTCTCGAGGGGAACGTGCCGAATCCGGCTAACCCGCCCTCGGGGTGCCGCTTCCACCCGCGCTGCGCGGAGCGGCTGGCCGTCTGTGCGACCGAGGAACCGGCGATGGTTGACCTGGGGGACGGACGCAAGCTGGCCTGCCACCTAAATGGGCGGGCTTGA
- a CDS encoding ABC transporter ATP-binding protein → MGAIDLSAGPIPHREPILEIRNLVVTFRTFGGNVRAVDIGRLDIRRGEIFGLVGETGSGKSVTALSILRLLPEKKVQIESGEIIFKGQDLLRRTEAEMREIRGHQITMIFQDPMSSLNPVFAVGEPLTRVIAQHAKVPWRAARQRALDMLNLVRLPDPEKILGNYPHELSGGMRQRVMIAMALSSNPDLLLADEPTTALDVTIQAQILRLIGELRAQINASIVFITHNLGVVAKVSDRVAVMYAGNVVELGPTLQIFRRPAHPYTDLLLKAIPRLGERRDTLPVIEGTVPAITRPEPGCHFQPRCPQAADSCRTERPALTAVGPDHFAACWKGVVR, encoded by the coding sequence ATGGGGGCGATCGACTTAAGCGCTGGACCGATCCCCCACCGGGAGCCCATCCTGGAGATCCGAAACCTGGTCGTGACCTTCCGCACCTTCGGCGGGAACGTCCGGGCGGTGGACATCGGCCGCCTGGACATCCGCCGCGGGGAGATCTTCGGCTTGGTCGGCGAGACCGGTTCAGGGAAGAGCGTCACCGCCCTATCAATCCTCCGTCTCCTGCCGGAGAAGAAGGTGCAGATCGAGTCGGGCGAGATCATTTTTAAGGGGCAGGACCTCCTGCGGCGTACCGAGGCCGAGATGCGAGAGATCCGTGGTCACCAGATCACGATGATCTTCCAGGACCCAATGTCCTCGCTGAACCCGGTCTTCGCGGTGGGCGAACCCCTGACCCGGGTGATTGCCCAGCACGCGAAGGTCCCCTGGCGGGCCGCCCGGCAGCGCGCGCTGGATATGCTCAACCTGGTCCGGCTGCCCGACCCGGAGAAGATCCTCGGGAACTACCCGCACGAGTTGAGCGGCGGGATGCGGCAACGGGTGATGATCGCCATGGCCCTCTCCTCGAACCCGGACCTCCTCCTGGCCGACGAGCCGACAACGGCCCTCGACGTGACCATCCAGGCCCAGATCCTTCGGCTGATCGGCGAATTGAGGGCGCAGATCAACGCCTCGATCGTCTTCATCACCCATAACCTCGGGGTGGTGGCCAAGGTCTCCGACCGGGTGGCGGTGATGTATGCCGGGAATGTCGTCGAACTCGGGCCGACCCTGCAGATCTTCAGGCGGCCGGCCCACCCGTACACTGACCTGCTCCTGAAAGCCATCCCACGCCTGGGGGAGAGGCGGGATACCCTCCCGGTGATCGAGGGGACGGTACCGGCGATCACCCGCCCCGAACCGGGCTGCCATTTCCAGCCGCGCTGCCCGCAGGCCGCGGATTCCTGCCGGACCGAGCGTCCGGCCCTGACCGCGGTTGGGCCCGATCACTTCGCGGCTTGTTGGAAGGGGGTGGTGAGGTGA
- the nikC gene encoding nickel transporter permease yields the protein MSATEIGRTRASASLQALRYDVYLVKKSLLTMIGLFIVCGLVLVALLAPVIAPYPGDARSEVHTERSLLAPSLQHPFGTDEMGRDIFSRVVYGSRISLGVGIFTIGLALLIGVPLGLLAGFVGGGVDEVIMRVTDVFLSFPPLLLATAISAMLGPNLVNAMIAIAIAWWPWYTRLIRGQAIALRERGFVEAARATGVSPIKIIFRHVLPNAIAPIIVQASMDFGSIILEAASLSFLGLGAQPPQPEWGLTVSIGRNFFMTNWWYVTFPGLAIFLTVLGFNFVGDGLREILDPKTREV from the coding sequence ATGAGTGCCACGGAAATCGGCCGAACTCGAGCTTCCGCTTCGCTGCAGGCCCTTCGCTACGATGTCTACCTTGTCAAGAAGAGCCTCCTGACGATGATCGGATTATTCATCGTCTGCGGCTTGGTCTTGGTCGCCCTCCTCGCCCCGGTCATCGCCCCCTACCCGGGGGACGCCCGCTCGGAAGTTCACACCGAGCGTTCGCTCCTCGCACCGAGCCTGCAGCATCCGTTCGGGACCGATGAGATGGGACGGGACATCTTCAGCCGGGTGGTCTACGGTTCCCGAATCTCGCTAGGGGTCGGCATCTTCACCATCGGCCTGGCCCTCCTCATCGGAGTGCCCCTGGGGCTGTTGGCGGGATTTGTGGGGGGGGGGGTTGACGAAGTGATCATGCGGGTCACCGACGTCTTCCTCAGTTTCCCGCCGCTCCTCCTGGCGACGGCCATCTCGGCCATGCTCGGTCCGAACCTGGTCAACGCGATGATCGCCATCGCCATCGCCTGGTGGCCGTGGTACACGCGGCTCATCCGCGGCCAGGCGATCGCCCTCCGGGAGCGGGGGTTCGTCGAGGCGGCCCGGGCCACGGGGGTCTCACCCATCAAGATTATTTTTCGTCATGTTCTACCCAACGCCATCGCCCCGATCATTGTCCAGGCCTCGATGGATTTTGGTTCGATCATCCTCGAGGCGGCCTCGTTGAGCTTCCTCGGCCTGGGGGCGCAACCACCGCAGCCGGAGTGGGGGCTCACGGTCAGCATCGGGCGCAACTTCTTCATGACCAATTGGTGGTACGTCACCTTCCCTGGGTTGGCAATCTTCCTCACCGTGCTGGGCTTCAACTTCGTCGGCGACGGACTGCGCGAAATCCTCGACCCGAAGACGAGGGAAGTGTAA
- a CDS encoding ABC transporter permease: MRSFIIRRLLLGLVVLLGTTIVTFFIARVVPSNPAARWVGPRATIEQIERAKVELGLDKPIYVQYVRYMSDLFRGNWGVSIVSHQPVLKDIQNYLPASLELIISGMVMAIIIGVPLGVISASHKDRAVDHVSRTISIGAVSLPTFWMAMILQLVFFKYLRLFPVGGRLDLGLKLGYQIPTVTGSYIVDSILAGNPVVFFNSLWHLFLPALTLAAYPLGLIARMTRSSMLEVLNEDYIRVARAYGLSERRITYQYALKNAVAPTVTVIALTFAYSMAGTFLIEAVFNWPGLGHYAANSVISADYPAIMGVTILVAALYVALNLGVDIIHAILDPRIKTN, translated from the coding sequence ATGAGGTCGTTCATCATCCGTCGCCTGCTTCTGGGCCTGGTGGTCCTCCTGGGAACGACCATCGTGACCTTTTTCATCGCCCGCGTTGTCCCCTCGAATCCGGCGGCCCGCTGGGTCGGGCCCCGGGCGACGATAGAGCAGATCGAGCGGGCCAAGGTCGAGCTGGGCCTGGACAAGCCGATTTACGTCCAGTACGTCCGCTACATGTCCGACCTGTTCCGGGGCAACTGGGGGGTTTCCATCGTCAGCCACCAGCCGGTGCTCAAGGACATTCAGAACTACCTGCCGGCCTCCCTGGAACTGATCATCAGCGGGATGGTCATGGCCATCATCATCGGCGTCCCCCTGGGGGTAATCTCCGCCTCCCACAAGGACCGAGCGGTCGACCATGTCAGCCGGACCATCTCCATCGGGGCAGTGTCCCTCCCCACCTTCTGGATGGCGATGATCCTGCAACTCGTCTTTTTCAAGTATCTTCGGCTCTTCCCGGTGGGGGGCCGCCTGGACCTGGGCCTCAAACTCGGCTACCAGATCCCCACCGTCACCGGGTCCTACATCGTCGACTCGATCCTGGCCGGCAACCCGGTCGTCTTCTTTAACAGCCTCTGGCACCTTTTCCTACCAGCCCTGACCCTGGCCGCCTACCCCCTCGGGCTGATCGCCCGGATGACCCGGTCGTCGATGCTGGAGGTCCTGAACGAGGACTACATTCGGGTCGCTCGGGCCTACGGGCTTTCCGAGCGGCGGATCACCTACCAGTACGCGCTCAAGAACGCCGTCGCCCCCACGGTGACGGTGATCGCCCTGACCTTTGCTTACTCGATGGCCGGGACCTTCCTCATCGAGGCCGTCTTCAATTGGCCTGGGCTGGGCCACTACGCCGCCAACTCGGTCATCTCCGCCGATTACCCGGCGATCATGGGCGTGACCATCCTCGTGGCCGCCCTCTACGTCGCTCTCAACTTGGGCGTGGATATTATTCACGCCATCCTCGACCCGCGGATCAAGACCAATTGA
- a CDS encoding ABC transporter substrate-binding protein, with amino-acid sequence MKSRLVRATAAVFILALVVGTAGCGGAKLTKPSVAVYTSTNQVVVFWDPSDSFSNEIIVLNNIYETLLRYDYKQKKTVPLLATGYQVSPDGLTWTFDLHKGVKFHTGNEMTADAVKYSFERCIKRGKGASFIWTPVKEIKVLNPYKLEIDLKFAAPLDLIVASGYGAHIFDPEVIKDNGEDWFEKGHEAGTGPYTLDSFKGKEEAILKKFDGYWGGWQGKHFDQLVFQQVSEASTKAQMLQSGQSDFVDQLPFEQIDQLKNDPNVTINVSPSYQSLFGLLNTKKAPLDNPLVRQAISYAMPYDEIVKGVMKGYATQSRGAVPNGLWGHDDNLFQYSYNLDKAKELLTKAGYPNGGLKLVLTYASGDEFERRIAELMKASFAKLNINLETRQMVWEPQWDLAKATDPKQRQDIFLFYWWPTYADPYDFLVNMFHTEDSINFNLSYYYNKELDRLVDEAHSLSGSDRAKAIQQYSQAQKLLIDDAASLFIYDQRYVRAIRSNLKGYTDNPAYPHVVFFYNTYREGK; translated from the coding sequence GTGAAATCAAGACTCGTGAGGGCGACGGCGGCCGTCTTCATTCTCGCTCTCGTTGTCGGCACGGCCGGGTGCGGAGGTGCGAAGCTTACCAAGCCGTCGGTGGCCGTCTACACCAGTACCAACCAGGTGGTCGTCTTCTGGGACCCGAGCGACAGCTTCTCGAACGAAATCATCGTCCTCAACAACATATACGAAACCTTGCTGCGCTACGACTACAAGCAAAAGAAGACCGTCCCCCTGCTGGCCACCGGCTATCAGGTCTCGCCCGATGGTTTGACCTGGACCTTCGACCTACACAAGGGGGTCAAGTTCCATACTGGGAACGAGATGACCGCCGATGCCGTCAAGTATTCCTTCGAACGCTGCATCAAGCGGGGGAAGGGAGCGTCCTTCATCTGGACCCCGGTCAAGGAGATCAAGGTTCTCAACCCCTATAAGCTGGAGATCGATCTCAAGTTCGCCGCCCCGTTGGACCTGATTGTCGCCTCCGGCTACGGGGCCCACATCTTCGATCCCGAGGTTATCAAGGACAACGGCGAGGACTGGTTCGAGAAAGGCCACGAGGCCGGGACCGGACCATACACGCTGGATTCTTTCAAGGGCAAAGAAGAGGCCATCCTCAAGAAGTTCGATGGCTATTGGGGCGGCTGGCAGGGTAAGCACTTTGACCAGCTGGTCTTCCAGCAGGTCAGCGAAGCCTCGACGAAGGCGCAGATGCTCCAGTCGGGGCAGTCCGACTTCGTTGACCAATTGCCCTTCGAGCAGATCGATCAGCTGAAGAACGACCCTAACGTGACAATCAACGTCTCACCATCCTACCAGAGCCTATTCGGGCTGCTCAATACGAAGAAGGCTCCCCTCGACAACCCGCTCGTCCGTCAAGCCATCTCCTACGCCATGCCCTACGATGAGATTGTCAAAGGGGTAATGAAGGGATACGCCACCCAGTCCCGGGGGGCCGTCCCCAACGGGCTGTGGGGTCACGATGACAACCTCTTTCAGTACTCCTATAACCTGGACAAGGCCAAGGAATTGCTGACCAAGGCGGGGTACCCAAACGGCGGCCTAAAGCTCGTCCTCACCTACGCCTCGGGAGACGAGTTTGAACGGCGGATCGCCGAGTTGATGAAGGCCTCCTTCGCCAAGCTCAATATCAATCTGGAGACGAGGCAGATGGTCTGGGAACCGCAGTGGGACCTGGCCAAAGCGACCGATCCCAAGCAGCGGCAGGACATCTTCCTCTTCTATTGGTGGCCGACGTACGCCGACCCGTATGACTTCCTGGTCAACATGTTCCACACCGAAGATAGCATCAACTTCAACCTGTCATACTACTACAACAAGGAGCTCGACCGGCTGGTCGACGAGGCCCATAGCCTTTCGGGTTCGGACCGGGCGAAGGCCATTCAGCAATACAGCCAGGCTCAGAAGCTGCTCATCGACGACGCGGCCTCGCTGTTCATCTATGACCAGCGATACGTTCGGGCCATCCGCTCGAACCTCAAGGGGTACACGGATAATCCGGCCTACCCGCATGTCGTCTTCTTCTACAACACCTACCGGGAAGGCAAGTAA
- a CDS encoding aspartate/glutamate racemase family protein, translating to MAGAREAATVPAVGIGQAACVTAQAVADHYGIIGVLPADVYVTWQQTSRYNGGKLRAVRSLDIPVVEMADERRTAARLIEVAGELILEDRCDAVVLGCGAMPGVKAEIERRYGAPVIEPTPAAFCLIQSLIAMGLAQSRRSAPSPTVKHRT from the coding sequence CTGGCCGGAGCCCGCGAGGCGGCGACCGTCCCCGCCGTCGGGATCGGCCAGGCGGCCTGCGTGACCGCCCAGGCGGTGGCCGACCACTACGGGATCATCGGGGTCCTGCCGGCCGACGTCTACGTCACCTGGCAGCAGACCTCTCGTTACAACGGCGGCAAGCTGAGGGCGGTACGCTCGCTCGACATCCCGGTGGTGGAGATGGCCGACGAGCGGCGGACAGCCGCCCGCCTGATTGAGGTGGCCGGTGAACTCATCTTAGAAGACCGTTGCGACGCGGTCGTCCTGGGCTGCGGGGCGATGCCCGGGGTCAAGGCCGAGATCGAGCGGCGCTATGGGGCGCCGGTGATCGAGCCCACCCCGGCCGCGTTCTGTCTGATCCAATCGCTGATCGCCATGGGCCTGGCCCAGAGCAGGCGGTCGGCTCCCTCACCGACGGTGAAGCACCGGACCTGA
- a CDS encoding Ig-like domain repeat protein — protein sequence MEERRSLVQRLSGLLPMVRFGLWLMLLLAVGFTPLALLSPSAAAATEAASPDLRVSVGHPMDFVPGSYGQFVIDVGNVGSGPTDGPVTVDMSLSPGLSAQIISALNWKPTFNPLRCTRSDALKPGASYEPIFLWVEMASPPPPTAAVTVTISGGGDVSPANNTATDAVALGRPTVTTLTSDVNPATFGQPVILTATVRPANGSGTPTGTVAFRDGAADLGMAVLAGGRASLTRSTLAIGGHNLTAIYAGDAAFKGSDSPPLALEVGPAVGVLTAVEVSGKPGSTACLEATLTPTVAGRVIDFAVGAVGVGRSTTDASGRAALSWVVPLGTPAGPSAYTATFTGDLSITGTTGTAMLTIADVPPVLAPVADQRNLEGQAVTLAVIGSDDNGDPLSYGATGLPPGLSINTDSGVISGTISGTAAGGSPYGVKVTVTDLTANGLGDGPLSDSASLTFSWTVDHDDVPPTWPAAASLAPSAVTEDGLVLTWPAAADNVAVIDYRLYQDGFLAAETAATAHQITGLTKNTAHSFKVEAGDPAGNWSADGPTVSATTALGVPILRAAPESGWLRAGDVITVGFPGQPGVAASYVLTYQQSPDGSAFGPGTPIAGSFVEDGGQVYSAVIPIPPDAGYWRDLNLAVRATDPTGATWDTALGLGCLVDTVPPTIVSAEARVTPAAGAEALAISLVSETGLTAEAVLTTPAVLTAPTSTGDAIRSQAAMALTVPMAEDPSLPGHYSGAYTGATGYQNLQVTVRAVDAAGNEAQAPVAVPAPSDHPAPAVASFTLVAPPRRVGGVAYYRSGETLSFEVVIGPGPNGGRAGSGRDGPGRTGPGRDGPGRTGPGRAGPGRTDPERVVLTIPGASLAGLVDGALLLTELRPGSGVYRGSCKVAEGDTTTSPLNPGGVVRAEATVMDFAGRQTTAVSTFRLAVDTVPPAATGLTGGPQLTVGAAAILRFTLTEPSLVLIERQREGGAWEKTQAHKPAYLPAGRRVAAVALPMPGAYHFRLTLTDRASNTRTVEFPVTVTRLSPPPHKPPATGP from the coding sequence ATGGAAGAGCGCAGAAGTCTGGTTCAACGCCTTTCCGGCCTGCTCCCAATGGTCCGCTTTGGTCTGTGGTTGATGCTGCTCCTGGCGGTGGGCTTCACCCCGCTGGCCCTCCTGTCGCCGTCGGCGGCGGCGGCGACGGAGGCCGCCTCACCTGACCTGAGGGTATCGGTAGGCCACCCAATGGACTTCGTCCCAGGCAGTTACGGGCAGTTCGTGATCGACGTCGGAAACGTTGGGAGCGGGCCCACGGATGGCCCTGTCACGGTGGACATGTCCCTGTCCCCCGGTCTCTCGGCCCAGATCATCAGTGCCCTGAACTGGAAGCCGACCTTCAACCCGTTACGGTGCACGCGTTCGGATGCCTTGAAGCCGGGAGCCTCGTACGAGCCCATCTTCCTGTGGGTGGAGATGGCCTCTCCCCCGCCCCCGACCGCCGCCGTGACCGTCACCATCAGCGGAGGCGGCGACGTGAGTCCGGCGAACAATACGGCCACCGATGCCGTCGCCCTGGGCCGGCCGACGGTGACCACGCTGACCAGCGATGTCAACCCGGCGACGTTCGGGCAGCCGGTGATCCTGACCGCCACGGTTAGGCCAGCCAACGGCAGCGGGACGCCTACGGGCACGGTCGCCTTCAGGGACGGTGCAGCCGACCTGGGGATGGCGGTCCTGGCGGGCGGGCGAGCCAGCCTGACCCGGTCCACCCTGGCCATCGGGGGGCACAACCTGACGGCGATCTACGCCGGTGATGCGGCCTTCAAGGGGAGCGACTCGCCGCCGCTGGCCCTTGAGGTCGGCCCGGCCGTCGGGGTCCTAACGGCCGTCGAAGTCAGTGGCAAGCCGGGGTCCACCGCCTGCCTCGAGGCCACCCTGACCCCTACGGTCGCCGGGCGGGTGATCGATTTCGCCGTCGGTGCGGTCGGCGTCGGCCGCTCGACCACTGACGCCTCCGGTCGGGCGGCGCTGTCCTGGGTCGTCCCTCTCGGCACACCGGCCGGCCCCTCGGCCTACACGGCCACCTTCACCGGGGACTTGAGCATCACCGGGACGACAGGCACCGCCATGTTGACCATCGCCGATGTCCCGCCCGTCCTGGCCCCCGTGGCCGACCAGCGCAACCTCGAGGGTCAGGCCGTGACCCTGGCGGTCATCGGCTCCGACGACAACGGTGACCCCCTGTCCTATGGGGCCACCGGCCTACCGCCCGGTCTCAGCATCAACACCGATTCGGGGGTCATTTCCGGGACCATCTCAGGCACGGCCGCCGGGGGTAGCCCGTATGGCGTGAAGGTCACGGTGACCGACCTCACGGCGAACGGCTTGGGGGACGGCCCTTTGAGCGACAGCGCCAGCCTGACCTTCTCCTGGACGGTGGACCACGATGACGTGCCCCCGACTTGGCCGGCCGCTGCCTCTCTGGCCCCTTCGGCGGTCACCGAGGACGGCCTGGTCCTGACCTGGCCGGCGGCCGCCGATAACGTGGCCGTGATCGACTATCGACTGTACCAAGACGGGTTCTTGGCCGCCGAGACGGCGGCCACGGCCCACCAAATCACGGGGTTGACCAAGAATACGGCCCACAGCTTCAAGGTCGAAGCCGGCGACCCGGCCGGCAACTGGAGCGCCGACGGTCCCACCGTGTCCGCGACAACCGCCCTCGGAGTCCCCATCCTGAGGGCCGCCCCCGAGAGTGGCTGGCTGCGGGCTGGTGACGTCATCACGGTGGGCTTCCCCGGACAGCCCGGCGTGGCGGCATCCTATGTGCTCACCTATCAGCAAAGCCCGGACGGGTCGGCCTTCGGGCCCGGTACGCCGATCGCCGGCAGCTTCGTTGAGGACGGCGGCCAGGTCTATTCGGCGGTGATCCCCATCCCGCCTGATGCCGGCTATTGGCGCGACCTTAACCTGGCGGTCCGGGCGACCGATCCGACGGGGGCCACGTGGGATACCGCCCTCGGCCTGGGTTGCCTGGTCGACACGGTTCCCCCGACCATCGTCAGCGCCGAGGCCCGCGTGACCCCGGCCGCGGGCGCGGAGGCCCTGGCGATCAGCCTCGTCAGCGAAACGGGCCTGACGGCGGAGGCCGTCCTGACCACCCCGGCTGTCCTGACCGCTCCCACCTCCACCGGCGACGCCATCCGATCACAGGCGGCCATGGCTCTCACCGTCCCGATGGCTGAGGACCCCTCGCTTCCGGGTCACTACAGCGGCGCCTATACGGGTGCGACAGGCTATCAGAACCTTCAGGTCACGGTCCGGGCCGTGGACGCGGCCGGGAATGAAGCGCAGGCCCCGGTCGCCGTCCCGGCCCCGAGCGATCACCCGGCTCCCGCCGTGGCCAGCTTCACTCTCGTCGCTCCGCCACGGCGGGTTGGCGGCGTGGCCTACTATCGTTCCGGCGAGACCCTGTCCTTCGAGGTGGTCATCGGGCCCGGTCCGAACGGAGGCCGCGCGGGTTCTGGCCGCGACGGTCCCGGGCGCACCGGCCCTGGCCGCGACGGCCCTGGACGCACCGGTCCCGGGCGCGCCGGTCCCGGCCGTACCGATCCCGAACGCGTCGTCCTGACCATCCCCGGGGCCTCCCTCGCCGGCCTCGTCGACGGAGCCCTTCTCCTGACCGAGCTGCGCCCCGGCTCCGGGGTCTACCGCGGCTCATGCAAGGTGGCCGAGGGAGACACGACCACCAGCCCGCTGAACCCCGGGGGTGTGGTCCGGGCCGAAGCCACGGTGATGGACTTCGCCGGCCGGCAGACCACGGCGGTCTCGACCTTCCGCCTGGCGGTCGACACTGTCCCGCCCGCCGCCACCGGTCTGACGGGGGGCCCGCAGCTGACCGTCGGCGCGGCAGCCATCCTGCGGTTCACTCTCACTGAACCGTCGCTGGTCCTGATCGAGAGGCAAAGGGAGGGCGGAGCCTGGGAGAAGACCCAAGCCCACAAACCGGCTTACCTACCCGCCGGCCGGCGGGTCGCCGCCGTCGCCCTGCCGATGCCCGGCGCCTACCACTTCCGCCTGACGCTGACCGACCGGGCATCGAATACGCGGACGGTCGAATTCCCGGTGACGGTGACCAGATTGAGTCCTCCTCCCCACAAGCCGCCGGCCACCGGCCCATGA